One window from the genome of Chitinispirillales bacterium encodes:
- a CDS encoding DEAD/DEAH box helicase — MLAMTGCKEILRSILFFGEYYFISMKFSEYEICGEIKKNLENSGFKKPTDIQYKCIPSVLAGEDVLAVAQTGTGKTAAFAIPIIELINRQKKNKRADGIKCIVMCPTRELAKQTGAVFSLLSKNTNVINFALYGGVEQDKQAAKIQKGIDVLISTPGRMFDLISQGIIDISSVKYFVLDEADKMLKLGFYDDLDYIKKMLKQRHQTMFFSATIDDEIKKSAYSQVKSSAVRIQISPKDPVSKNVKHGVMFVEQEQKRFLLQNFIVNNADAKIIVFVRTKIRAERVCKFLKNASINCETFHSEKPQLERERILNDFRENKFPVMIATDISARGIDIANVTNVVNYDLPGAAENYVHRIGRTGRGDKKGEAVSFCCKEEINLLKEIEKYTGYEITDIPVAEELNMEIRISAENDNKSLQQMIFDVEKNIAKNKKRRKK, encoded by the coding sequence ATGCTCGCAATGACGGGGTGCAAAGAGATTTTGCGCTCCATTTTGTTTTTCGGCGAATATTATTTTATAAGCATGAAATTCAGTGAGTATGAAATATGCGGCGAAATAAAAAAAAACCTTGAAAATTCGGGTTTCAAAAAACCTACGGATATTCAATATAAGTGCATTCCTTCGGTTTTGGCGGGTGAAGACGTTTTGGCGGTCGCTCAAACGGGAACCGGAAAAACGGCAGCGTTTGCTATTCCGATTATCGAACTGATAAACAGACAAAAAAAAAATAAAAGAGCCGACGGTATTAAGTGTATCGTAATGTGTCCGACGCGTGAATTGGCAAAACAGACGGGCGCAGTATTTTCTTTACTGTCCAAAAACACCAACGTGATCAATTTCGCTCTATACGGAGGCGTCGAGCAAGATAAGCAGGCGGCGAAAATTCAAAAAGGAATAGATGTTTTGATAAGTACGCCCGGAAGAATGTTCGACCTTATTTCACAAGGTATTATTGATATATCAAGCGTTAAATATTTCGTTTTGGACGAGGCGGATAAAATGTTAAAACTCGGATTTTACGACGACTTGGATTATATAAAAAAAATGTTGAAACAACGTCACCAAACGATGTTTTTTTCTGCGACTATTGACGACGAAATTAAAAAATCGGCGTATTCGCAAGTAAAAAGCAGCGCCGTCCGTATTCAAATTTCGCCTAAGGATCCCGTTTCAAAAAATGTAAAACACGGGGTTATGTTTGTAGAACAGGAACAAAAGAGATTTTTACTGCAAAATTTTATAGTCAATAACGCCGACGCGAAAATTATCGTTTTCGTCAGAACAAAAATTCGCGCCGAAAGAGTTTGCAAATTTTTGAAAAATGCAAGTATAAATTGCGAGACGTTTCACAGCGAAAAGCCGCAGTTGGAGAGAGAAAGAATTTTGAACGACTTTCGTGAAAATAAATTTCCGGTAATGATTGCGACAGACATTTCCGCGCGTGGAATCGATATAGCAAACGTAACGAATGTAGTTAATTACGATTTACCAGGCGCCGCAGAAAATTATGTTCATAGAATCGGACGAACGGGAAGAGGCGACAAAAAAGGCGAAGCGGTTTCTTTTTGCTGCAAAGAAGAAATAAATCTTTTAAAAGAAATTGAAAAATATACCGGATATGAAATTACCGATATTCCGGTGGCTGAAGAGTTGAACATGGAAATACGAATTTCCGCAGAAAATGATAATAAATCGCTTCAACAGATGATTTTTGACGTTGAAAAGAATATTGCAAAAAACAAGAAACGCAGAAAAAAATAA